Proteins encoded in a region of the Candidatus Neomarinimicrobiota bacterium genome:
- a CDS encoding cob(I)yrinic acid a,c-diamide adenosyltransferase, whose translation MRITKVYTRTGDDGTTGLAKGERLSKDSPRIVAFGALDEINASIGVCLSESLLDEISRVLKKIQHVLFNIGGELAVVDEELNLISQDDINDLEKAIYLLNDSLPTLKEFVIPRGSRGTAYLHQARVVCRRSERDLVKLSHKEEINPLHIQYLNRLSDYLFVAARYQNMKDGGGEGMWEKSA comes from the coding sequence ATGCGGATAACAAAGGTCTATACACGAACTGGCGATGACGGTACTACTGGATTGGCTAAAGGAGAGCGCTTGTCCAAGGACTCTCCTCGCATAGTAGCTTTTGGAGCATTGGATGAAATCAATGCCTCCATTGGTGTCTGTCTTTCTGAATCACTGCTAGACGAAATCTCAAGGGTGCTTAAGAAAATTCAGCATGTATTGTTCAACATTGGTGGTGAATTGGCAGTGGTAGATGAGGAATTGAATTTGATTTCCCAAGATGATATCAACGATTTGGAAAAAGCCATATATTTACTTAACGATTCTCTTCCAACATTGAAAGAGTTTGTCATCCCACGAGGCTCAAGAGGGACGGCGTACCTACATCAGGCTAGAGTAGTATGCCGCAGATCTGAACGGGATCTTGTGAAATTAAGTCACAAGGAAGAGATTAATCCGCTTCATATTCAATATCTGAACCGCCTGTCGGACTACCTATTTGTGGCGGCCCGGTATCAGAACATGAAAGATGGTGGCGGAGAGGGGATGTGGGAGAAGAGCGCCTGA
- a CDS encoding TolC family protein, translating into MRHSRMRKIVFLWISIMFLAGCVTLPRGYADAELESSIRERLKDDFKIPVDEARVQAIQVTTDTLVTLDEAVGIALSNNPSILALYAELSIAKAEAVGAMLPDNPILRGEFLVTSDNAGEKTAIAVSQDLVDLLLMPLKKRVAKGRIDQRRLNIAYEILDAVAVVKKSYLEYQRDQQILELHRSVVVTAEAEAELSKRQFGEGNINALDLARHQDVLHDAILELMRAEAEVRHSKELVRRLLSFDIDRDWTVEKDFPGLPSRVWTAEELLVLGHGLRLDLAAAEKRVEVLKSEVPLARFNAVIDVEAGIGREKESDQLGKTGPEIGIALPLFDRGQADASRLRFEIVQAENQVEAIFRDIEREILTTHSQLQTERESTEYYRQVILPMKRSVLEAAQAHYNFMLIGVYDLLQAKKDQISAQQRHIETLAEYWIKYAELERAVGGALPVDNATQH; encoded by the coding sequence ATGCGACATAGCAGAATGAGAAAAATTGTATTCCTCTGGATCAGTATCATGTTTCTGGCAGGATGCGTGACCCTGCCCAGAGGATACGCTGACGCTGAATTAGAGTCATCCATCAGAGAGAGACTGAAAGACGACTTCAAAATCCCGGTTGATGAAGCGCGGGTCCAAGCTATTCAGGTCACGACCGATACCCTAGTGACGCTAGATGAAGCCGTCGGGATTGCACTCTCCAACAATCCCTCTATCCTGGCACTCTACGCCGAGCTCTCCATCGCCAAGGCGGAGGCGGTCGGTGCTATGCTTCCGGATAATCCCATCCTACGTGGCGAGTTCCTGGTTACTTCCGACAATGCCGGAGAGAAGACGGCCATCGCTGTGAGTCAGGATTTGGTCGATCTGCTTTTGATGCCTCTCAAGAAACGTGTGGCTAAGGGGCGGATAGATCAGAGAAGACTCAACATTGCTTACGAGATTCTCGATGCTGTTGCCGTGGTGAAGAAAAGTTACCTCGAGTACCAGCGGGATCAACAGATTCTGGAGTTGCACCGATCGGTGGTTGTGACGGCTGAGGCTGAGGCGGAACTCAGCAAGAGGCAATTCGGCGAGGGAAACATTAACGCCCTTGATCTCGCCCGCCATCAGGACGTTCTGCACGATGCGATATTGGAACTGATGCGTGCCGAAGCGGAAGTTCGTCACAGCAAGGAGCTAGTGAGGAGGTTACTGAGTTTCGACATTGATAGAGATTGGACTGTGGAGAAAGATTTCCCCGGACTTCCGTCACGCGTATGGACTGCTGAGGAACTCCTCGTCTTGGGGCACGGCCTGCGACTTGATCTGGCGGCGGCGGAGAAGAGAGTGGAAGTCCTGAAATCGGAGGTCCCTCTCGCCAGATTCAATGCGGTGATTGATGTGGAGGCCGGTATCGGTCGTGAAAAAGAGTCCGATCAGCTGGGAAAGACGGGGCCCGAGATCGGGATCGCGCTCCCGCTATTTGACCGTGGTCAGGCGGATGCATCGAGACTGAGATTCGAGATTGTTCAGGCGGAGAATCAGGTGGAAGCGATTTTTCGCGACATTGAGCGTGAGATCTTGACCACCCACAGCCAACTACAAACAGAAAGGGAAAGTACTGAGTATTACCGGCAGGTCATTCTTCCCATGAAGCGAAGCGTGTTGGAGGCGGCACAAGCGCACTATAATTTTATGCTCATTGGAGTGTACGATCTTCTACAAGCGAAGAAGGATCAGATCTCTGCTCAGCAACGGCATATCGAGACTTTGGCGGAGTATTGGATCAAGTACGCTGAATTAGAGAGGGCTGTTGGTGGTGCGCTTCCCGTGGATAATGCGACTCAACATTGA